The following coding sequences are from one Selenomonas sputigena ATCC 35185 window:
- a CDS encoding aspartate aminotransferase family protein gives MPCLGHFYREPRQIVRGSMQYLFDSEGRKYLDCFAGVSVINCGHCNPEITEKVTKQAKTLQHVCNIYLTENFVNLAEKLAEITPGDLQKSFFCSTGTEATEGAALLATIHTGSSEFIALRNGLHGRTKLTMSLTGIGMWRTDPNPVGGIQFAPNPYCYRCPLGKTHPECGLACADEVETIIRTATSGKPAAFIAESIQGNAGIIVPPEGYFQRVKEIISSYGGLFIADEVQTGFARTGRMFAIEHAGVTPDIMCVAKALGNGQPISAFIASAKVADSYTKPGASTLGGNPVSSTAGLAVLNYIEEHRLAENAEARGRELRKGLAEIQKRHPIIGDIRGLGLMTGAEFVHSDKSPAPEELDMVLEELKDRGFIVGKNGVARNVMAFQPPLIITEENINDVLNALEQVLVKFKL, from the coding sequence ATGCCCTGTCTCGGCCACTTCTACCGTGAGCCGCGCCAAATCGTGCGCGGCTCCATGCAGTACCTTTTCGACAGCGAGGGCAGAAAGTATCTCGACTGTTTCGCGGGTGTTTCCGTCATCAACTGCGGCCACTGCAATCCCGAGATTACGGAGAAGGTCACAAAGCAGGCTAAAACATTGCAGCATGTCTGCAACATCTACTTGACGGAGAACTTCGTGAACCTCGCCGAAAAACTTGCCGAGATCACGCCCGGCGACCTGCAGAAGAGCTTCTTCTGCTCGACGGGCACGGAAGCGACGGAGGGCGCTGCGCTGCTCGCGACCATTCACACGGGAAGCAGCGAGTTCATCGCACTCCGAAACGGTCTGCACGGGCGCACAAAGCTCACGATGAGCCTTACGGGCATCGGCATGTGGCGCACCGATCCGAACCCCGTCGGCGGCATCCAGTTCGCACCGAACCCGTACTGCTACCGCTGTCCGCTCGGCAAGACCCATCCCGAATGCGGCCTTGCCTGCGCCGATGAGGTCGAGACGATCATCCGGACGGCAACGAGCGGCAAACCCGCCGCCTTCATCGCCGAAAGCATTCAGGGCAACGCCGGCATCATCGTGCCGCCGGAAGGATACTTCCAGCGCGTCAAAGAAATCATCTCGTCCTACGGCGGTCTCTTCATCGCGGACGAGGTACAGACGGGATTTGCTCGCACGGGCAGGATGTTCGCCATCGAGCACGCGGGCGTCACACCCGACATCATGTGCGTCGCCAAGGCGCTCGGCAACGGGCAGCCCATCTCCGCCTTCATCGCGAGCGCCAAGGTTGCCGACAGCTACACGAAGCCTGGTGCTTCAACCTTGGGCGGCAACCCCGTTTCGAGTACGGCAGGACTCGCCGTCCTCAACTACATCGAGGAGCATCGCCTCGCCGAAAACGCCGAAGCGCGCGGTCGAGAGTTGCGCAAGGGACTTGCCGAGATCCAGAAGCGCCACCCTATCATCGGCGACATCCGCGGTCTCGGTCTCATGACGGGCGCAGAATTCGTTCATAGCGACAAGAGTCCTGCCCCCGAAGAACTGGACATGGTGCTCGAAGAGCTTAAAGATCGCGGCTTCATCGTCGGCAAGAACGGCGTCGCCAGAAACGTCATGGCGTTCCAGCCACCGCTCATCATCACGGAAGAGAATATCAACGACGTGCTCAATGCCCTTGAGCAGGTGTTGGTGAAGTTCAAGTTGTAG
- a CDS encoding peptidase U32 family protein, producing the protein MLLTRNCVELLAPAGTWDALVAAVEAGANAVYLGGKHFNMRMHHGDTNFDNEMLKKAVDFTHEHGVKLYITLNNLISEEELPALREYLLYLQEIRPDAILVQDFAVLELKKELGIDIPLHTSVMMNTHNEAAIEKLKEYGITRIVVGREMTLSELSLFKERTGLEVEYFMHGDMCMSESGQCIHSGVLFGQSGNRGRCLKPCRWAYELIDEATGEVLDAESEGPYKLALKDMCMYRNIPELIQAGVHSFKIEGRMRPAEFIRRIVRTYRKAIDSYIADPFGYQVDEAGWRDLFDNRARDFTTTFALGPTTARDIGFDGTREPRFFSEAVKEPGFQDDILKAERPIARENAPHRRLSVRVGDIEGARAAIESGADAVYVGGEAFRPQKPWRLTDIESVIETANESGAKVFVNTPRTTMRRECGELEQFFTALERLQPAGVLVSNLGSLRLAQTITNLPVQADLSFNLFNHLAAKFLKENGLAMAASSFELSFEQLRRLVEASELPIETVVHGSYESMILDHNLPEMSLGGYDPLKNPEFLDRRYALRDRAGEVHSIRIDQFGRNHLYFAKDLCLYPYLEKFNGIASYRIEAQDYAPALVALVTKTYREALDALSRGEKAFDESALAALAAKSPRAFGLGIYRFRESKDSI; encoded by the coding sequence ATGCTATTAACCCGTAATTGCGTGGAGCTTCTCGCACCGGCCGGCACTTGGGACGCCCTCGTCGCCGCCGTCGAGGCGGGCGCGAACGCCGTCTATCTGGGCGGCAAGCACTTCAACATGCGCATGCACCACGGCGATACGAATTTCGACAACGAGATGCTGAAAAAAGCCGTCGACTTTACGCACGAGCACGGCGTCAAGCTCTATATCACATTGAACAACCTCATCAGCGAGGAAGAGCTTCCCGCCCTGCGCGAATATCTGCTCTACCTGCAGGAGATTCGCCCCGACGCGATCCTCGTGCAGGACTTCGCCGTGCTTGAGCTGAAAAAGGAACTGGGCATCGACATCCCGCTGCACACCTCGGTCATGATGAATACGCACAACGAGGCGGCGATTGAAAAACTCAAGGAATACGGCATCACGCGCATCGTTGTCGGGCGCGAGATGACGCTTTCTGAACTGAGTCTCTTCAAGGAACGTACAGGACTCGAAGTCGAATACTTCATGCACGGCGACATGTGCATGTCCGAGAGCGGCCAGTGCATCCATTCGGGTGTGCTCTTCGGTCAGAGCGGCAACCGCGGCCGCTGTCTGAAGCCCTGCCGCTGGGCGTATGAGCTGATCGACGAGGCGACGGGCGAGGTCTTGGATGCCGAGAGCGAAGGCCCGTACAAGCTCGCTTTGAAGGACATGTGCATGTATCGCAACATCCCCGAGCTCATTCAGGCAGGCGTTCACTCCTTCAAGATCGAGGGACGCATGCGCCCGGCGGAGTTCATCCGCCGCATCGTGCGCACCTACCGCAAGGCGATTGACAGCTACATCGCCGATCCTTTCGGCTACCAAGTCGACGAAGCGGGCTGGCGCGACCTCTTCGACAACCGTGCGCGCGACTTCACGACGACGTTCGCCTTAGGGCCGACGACAGCACGCGACATCGGCTTTGACGGCACGCGAGAACCTCGCTTCTTCAGCGAGGCCGTGAAGGAGCCGGGCTTCCAGGACGACATTCTGAAGGCGGAGCGCCCCATCGCACGCGAGAATGCGCCCCATCGCCGTCTCTCGGTGCGCGTCGGCGACATCGAAGGCGCACGCGCCGCCATCGAGAGCGGCGCCGATGCCGTCTACGTCGGCGGCGAGGCATTCCGCCCCCAGAAGCCGTGGCGACTCACGGACATCGAATCCGTCATCGAAACGGCGAATGAATCGGGCGCAAAGGTCTTCGTCAATACGCCGCGCACGACGATGCGCCGCGAGTGCGGCGAGCTTGAGCAATTCTTCACGGCGCTTGAACGCCTGCAGCCCGCAGGCGTTCTCGTCAGCAACCTCGGCTCCCTGCGTCTCGCCCAGACGATCACAAACCTGCCCGTACAGGCTGATCTCTCGTTCAACCTTTTCAACCATCTCGCCGCAAAATTCCTCAAGGAAAACGGTCTTGCCATGGCGGCATCCTCCTTCGAACTTTCCTTCGAGCAGCTTAGGCGTCTCGTCGAAGCCTCGGAGCTTCCCATCGAAACGGTCGTGCACGGCTCTTACGAATCCATGATCCTCGATCACAATCTGCCCGAGATGTCCTTGGGCGGCTACGACCCGCTGAAGAATCCCGAATTTCTCGATCGCCGCTATGCACTGCGCGACAGGGCGGGCGAGGTTCATTCCATCCGCATCGACCAGTTCGGGCGCAACCACCTCTACTTCGCGAAGGATCTGTGTCTTTATCCGTACCTTGAGAAGTTCAACGGCATCGCCTCCTACCGCATTGAGGCGCAGGACTACGCGCCTGCGCTTGTCGCTCTCGTCACGAAAACGTACCGTGAGGCGCTCGATGCGCTCTCACGCGGGGAAAAAGCTTTCGATGAATCCGCGCTCGCCGCACTCGCCGCGAAGAGTCCGCGCGCTTTCGGTCTCGGCATCTACCGTTTCCGCGAGTCGAAGGATTCGATCTAA